GCCTGACAAGGTCAATCGGGGGGATCGGCATCGGGCTTCCGATCTGAACCCGGTCCACATTCTGCCTGATCGCGCGCACTGTGCCGGTTACCGCCTCGTCGGCCCCTTTGAAGCGGACATGGACCTTCCTGCCGACGCTGAATTCATCCACATGCTTTTGATAGATATAGGCCTCGACCCAGACATTGTCGCATTTCAACGTGGTGAAAAGCAGCTCTCCGCCTTCGGTCACCGCCTGACCATAGGAATGGATTTCCCAGACCCTTTCGCGCCCGCTGGCCGTGAACTGCAGGTTGGCGACCTGCCCGTAGAGCGTTTCATAGGCGTGGTAGAGTTCTTCGGCGGTTTTGATGTCATTATTGGTGGAGATGATGCTGTTGTTCAGATAGCGGTTTCTTTCCACATATTCATTCACCCGCGACAGGTAATAATTGAAGACCTGGCTTTCCTCATATTGGAGGCCCTGTTCCATGGCACGGCGGTTCCAGTCATTGATCTTGCTCTGGATGTTGAGCGCCTTCACTTCCTGAACACTGGCCAGGTAATTGGTTTCATCATCCTGCAGGACTGAATCGGAAATGATCTTTTTCACGTTCAGGCTGCGGCTGCGGTTGTAGTCGTCTTTTTGCCGGTTGAGCAGAATCCTTTTCCGTTCGGTCTGGACGCGGATCAACTCATTCTCAAGCTTGGCCACCTTGCTGGAAATCTCGACGGATTGGTCGTATTTGTCGCGGTAATGTTTGATATGGCTGGTGTTCAGTTTCTTTTCGTTGTCGATGCTTTTGAGCTGGTTCCGGGCGTCGGCGATCTGGTTTTTAACTTCCAGCATCCGGGTTTTGAGGCCCAGGACGCCGGGGTCGGATTCCGGTACGACAATCTTGCCGAAGATGTCTCCGGCCTGGAACTCCTCATCGCTGACGAGGCGTTTGCTCGGCTCCCAGGCCCCAACGGCATTGGCTTTATATTCCACCACTTCGATGTTGACGAAAGCCTCCACACTTTCGGCGCCTTCCATTGCGTCATGCGCGAAATAGGCCCCTGCACCCAGCAGGACAACGGCGGCGGCGGCGTATAATTTCTTCATGGTTCTCACTCATGTGTTTGCAGCATTGCGGGGCTGTCATTCACAGCGGTCACCACACTGTTGACCCGCTCCTCGAAC
The Aestuariispira ectoiniformans genome window above contains:
- a CDS encoding HlyD family secretion protein, which codes for MKKLYAAAAVVLLGAGAYFAHDAMEGAESVEAFVNIEVVEYKANAVGAWEPSKRLVSDEEFQAGDIFGKIVVPESDPGVLGLKTRMLEVKNQIADARNQLKSIDNEKKLNTSHIKHYRDKYDQSVEISSKVAKLENELIRVQTERKRILLNRQKDDYNRSRSLNVKKIISDSVLQDDETNYLASVQEVKALNIQSKINDWNRRAMEQGLQYEESQVFNYYLSRVNEYVERNRYLNNSIISTNNDIKTAEELYHAYETLYGQVANLQFTASGRERVWEIHSYGQAVTEGGELLFTTLKCDNVWVEAYIYQKHVDEFSVGRKVHVRFKGADEAVTGTVRAIRQNVDRVQIGSPMPIPPIDLVRRQLPVKIASLLVDIDSNDWLRQQAFCGAGVTAIVTSDS